In one window of Deltaproteobacteria bacterium DNA:
- a CDS encoding YncE family protein, whose product MKMPHRVFVWTLFGCTATLRFDLTTLYRSSLKLRAFLATALVAQMLAVPLWAQECVYVTNRRSGTVAVINASTNTVETTILLPAIEWCDNEQPPINGIEPAGIAVSPDGQRLYVTSGQCVLYVIDAASRKVVRSVPVVGEFERPGEVAVSPDGGSVYITDNRYDNDARQGGVSALDATTYNTRKHMGLATGVSQIAVSRDGSRLYLGTQPLKVVDTQSWELVRSIETGGFPSMLALAPDGGVLYAAMSLVPPRDQQRGVFAFDTLTGGLAGSVPLASTPTWLAIAPDGRHLYAPEPRSGQITVIGTEPLEFTGSIPVEPLVKSLALTHDGRTAYAATDAEAIAVIDTETRAVRATVPLTECGRVTCGGRFLCNPYEPCEPERIAVGPCLATVTPTPTRTRAGTPTSTPTPLPCPGDCDHDLAVYIEELVRAVNIALGLAPVGECGCIDTNDDQLVTVDELVRAVDMALKGCR is encoded by the coding sequence CGTTCCTCGCAACCGCCCTCGTGGCACAGATGCTCGCAGTGCCATTATGGGCGCAGGAATGCGTGTATGTCACCAACCGGCGCTCGGGCACAGTGGCAGTGATCAATGCGTCTACCAACACGGTGGAAACAACTATCCTGCTGCCGGCAATTGAGTGGTGCGACAACGAGCAGCCCCCGATTAACGGGATCGAGCCAGCAGGGATCGCGGTGAGTCCGGACGGGCAACGCCTATACGTCACCTCTGGCCAGTGCGTCCTCTACGTGATCGACGCGGCCAGCCGGAAGGTAGTACGCTCGGTCCCGGTTGTGGGCGAGTTCGAAAGACCGGGCGAAGTGGCCGTGAGTCCCGATGGCGGTTCTGTGTACATCACCGATAACAGATACGACAACGATGCTCGTCAGGGCGGGGTCTCCGCGCTGGATGCGACAACGTACAACACGCGGAAACATATGGGCCTGGCGACTGGGGTGAGCCAGATTGCAGTTAGCCGGGATGGCAGTCGGCTCTATCTCGGGACTCAACCTCTGAAGGTTGTGGATACTCAGAGCTGGGAATTGGTTCGTTCGATCGAGACGGGCGGCTTCCCCTCGATGCTGGCGCTGGCTCCTGACGGCGGCGTGCTCTACGCCGCCATGAGCTTAGTACCGCCGCGAGACCAGCAACGTGGGGTATTCGCGTTCGACACGCTGACAGGAGGCCTCGCTGGGAGCGTGCCACTCGCGAGCACCCCTACTTGGCTTGCCATAGCTCCTGACGGCAGGCACCTATACGCACCTGAACCGCGCTCGGGTCAGATTACGGTCATCGGTACGGAGCCACTGGAATTCACTGGTTCGATTCCAGTTGAGCCCCTCGTTAAGAGCCTCGCCTTGACGCACGACGGCAGAACGGCCTACGCGGCCACTGACGCAGAGGCCATTGCGGTCATCGACACCGAGACACGTGCGGTCAGAGCCACTGTCCCGCTGACCGAGTGCGGCCGCGTGACGTGCGGGGGGCGGTTTTTGTGCAACCCTTACGAACCATGCGAGCCCGAGCGGATTGCAGTTGGTCCGTGTCTGGCGACGGTCACTCCAACTCCGACGAGGACGCGAGCGGGTACGCCAACGTCCACCCCCACCCCACTGCCTTGCCCCGGGGACTGCGACCATGATCTGGCGGTCTACATTGAGGAGTTGGTGCGCGCCGTCAACATCGCGTTGGGGCTGGCGCCCGTTGGTGAGTGCGGATGCATTGACACGAACGACGACCAGCTGGTCACCGTCGACGAGTTGGTTCGTGCAGTGGACATGGCCTTGAAAGGCTGCCGGTAG